From the genome of Ptychodera flava strain L36383 chromosome 22, AS_Pfla_20210202, whole genome shotgun sequence, one region includes:
- the LOC139122381 gene encoding serine protease hepsin-like, with product MFLPLAFLVSVIGAVSAAINGETCGQPSIPANPSAQIVGGREAVPGSWPWQVSLRQLGVHVCGGSLIDSKWILTAAHCFGSGPGVPSSWSVVLGEHNLRLSDGTEQTLQVSRIIKHENYNDLTSYNDVALMELSEPVVFTDQVQPVCLANTPLADGSMCTITGWGDTENTGAYWILQEADVPSITNEKCQDKYSKPGVSDGMLCAGYDQGGIDACQGDSGGPLVWQDSTGVWDQHGITSWGVGCAEPDYPGVYTRVSEYFDWIDGKLRFRWN from the exons ATGTTCTTGCCTTTAGCATTTTTGGTTTCAGTTATTGGCGCAGTCTCTGCAGCCATAAACG GTGAGACATGTGGCCAGCCTTCCATACCAGCAAACCCTTCAGCTCAGATTGTCGGTGGCAGGGAAGCAGTGCCCGGTAGTTGGCCCTGGCAAGTCAGTCTACGCCAACTCGGTGTTCATGTCTGCGGTGGTTCTCTCATCGATTCCAAGTGGATCCTGACTGCTGCACATTGCTTCGGAAG CGGACCAGGAGTACCAAGTTCATGGAGTGTTGTACTCGGCGAGCACAACCTTCGGCTGTCAGATGGAACAGAACAGACGCTTCAGGTGTCCCGGATCATCAAACACGAGAACTACAACGATCTCACCTCGTACAACGACGTCGCTCTGATGGAACTCTCCGAGCCAGTGGTATTTACCGACCAGGTGCAGCCTGTGTGTCTTGCGAATACACCACTGGCTGACGGCAGCATGTGCACCATTACCGGATGGGGAGACACAGAAA ATACCGGTGCATACTGGATTCTACAGGAAGCTGATGTGCCTTCGATTACCAACGAGAAGTGCCAGGATAAATACAGCAAACCTGGTGTTTCAGATGGAATGCTCTGTGCTGGGTATGACCAGGGAGGTATCGACGCTTGTCAG GGAGACAGTGGCGGCCCCCTTGTGTGGCAAGATTCTACCGGAGTGTGGGACCAACACGGCATCACCAGCTGGGGAGTGGGGTGCGCTGAGCCAGACTACCCGGGTGTGTACACGCGTGTGTCCGAATACTTCGACTGGATCGACGGAAAGCTTAGGTTTCGTTGGAATTAA